A single region of the Salvia miltiorrhiza cultivar Shanhuang (shh) chromosome 8, IMPLAD_Smil_shh, whole genome shotgun sequence genome encodes:
- the LOC131000523 gene encoding nodulin homeobox-like yields MRASNEASTSTELANSLFRSRPEVALDLIAAVKGLHELSPQQLGKLIRDSGNNVVRHIAEDGSCIQVDLEKFARYLPLHLIAVIMAWERDKSTFKYLLCGILLLHSMCDLASRVPKIEQILLDDVKISEQLIDLVFYLLVLLGAYRQETHTIPNDMVLLHSALVACSLKLLTVIVSPQYQEVAQVLTAYYKVDIFMEAAFAAVCVDVKFLHTKLSAQQDDSSGSASPTAEETLNHLCQQCDSSLQFLQSLCQQKLFRECVVKNKELCGNGGVLILVQAVMNLKLSGSDNTSSYMAAISRLKSKALSILLHLCEAESVSYLDEVASNAASQDMAKSVGLEVLDLLKKMFGIDSRQLNAPSEVSYPKGQLELNAMRLADVFSDDSNFRSFIMINFREALAAIFLLPHGEFLSGWCSSDLLVSEEDAPLDVPRSSYAHQRTSLLIKVIANLHCFVPDVCQDEKDLFLNKFIRFIQKEYQKLSDGFFSTSEADRVSTVSKNLCSLLSHAESLVPGFLNEDDVQLLRLFISQFESRIAPAASEDHLVHDGKNAVVRSSPLHRQISSNQGNNVVNMGTLDLRLLSFREVDHFDASRNGDEQFFDRKNAGMMEQDKSNGPSINSRENEKDARTFETSGSDSSPTRGKTHMDVDHIKGSSFDEAAEEEKVDAMHSEEKQQRKRKRTIMNDKQIALIESALIDEPDMHRNATSLRLWADKLSIHGAEVTTSRLKNWLNNRKARLARAAKDVRVSYDGDSADRPGVSGHLDSPRSSMDDARVSFSARGSIGDEVTDTAVAATVDEDLGTSCAAPRDIARPSPSLEPGQYVMLVDERAGEVGKGAVFQVGGHWCGNNLDQSGTCVVDIKELSIDRFSNVLHPVEGTCNSFYQSEKRFGSMRVLWDIKKLFLYFEPGEYVMLVGEKAQEIGKGTVFQVRGKWCGEDLEQFGMCVVDIKELSIDRFADLPHPVEATGNSFYQAEKRLGVMRVLWDSDKLSRLPPR; encoded by the exons ATGAGGGCATCAAACGAAGCGTCCACCAGCACTGAGCTGGCCAACAGTTTATTTCGAAGCCGACCTGAGGTG GCCCTTGATTTAATTGCTGCGGTCAAGGGACTGCACGAGCTTAGCCCTCAACAGCTTGGAAAACTAATCAGAGATTCTGGGAACAATGTGGTTAGGCACATTGCTGAAGATGGATCATGCATACAG GTTGACTTGGAAAAATTTGCTAGGTATCTTCCTCTTCACCTTATTGCAGTGATTATGGCTTGGGAAAGGGACAAATCCACATTCAAGTACTTGTTATGTGGAATTCTTCTCTTGCATTCCATGTGCGATCTTGCTTCTCGGGTGCCCAAAATTGAGCAG ATATTGCTTGATGATGTGAAGATATCAGAACAGCTAATTGACCTGGTCTTTTATCTGCTAGTTCTCCTTGGTGCATACAGACAG GAAACTCACACCATTCCCAATGACATGGTTCTTCTTCATTCAGCTCTGGTTGCTTGCAGTCTAAAATTGTTGACAGTTATTGTTTCTCCACAGTACCAAGAGGTTGCTCAAGTTTTGACTGCATATTACAAG GTGGACATATTCATGGAGGCAGCATTTGCTGCTGTTTGTGTTGATGTCAAGTTTCTGCATACCAAACTGTCTGCTCAACAGGATGATTCATCTGGAAGTGCTTCCCCTACTGCTGAAGAGACCTTGAATCACCTCTGCCAGCAGTGTGATTCTTCTCTTCAATTTCTACAGTCTCTGTGTCAGCAAAAGTTGTTTCGGGAATGCGTTGTTAAGAACAAG GAGTTGTGTGGCAATGGAGGTGTTCTTATTCTGGTTCAGGCCGTCATGAACTTAAAGTTATCAGGCTCAGACAATACTTCCTCGTACATGGCTGCTATCTCTCGTCTGAAATCTAAAGCTTTATCTATT CTTTTGCACCTTTGTGAAGCAGAAAGTGTATCCTACCTGGATGAGGTGGCCAGCAATGCTGCAAGTCAGGATATGGCAAAGTCCGTTGGACTCGAG GTTCTTGACTTGCTGAAGAAAATGTTTGGTATAGATTCCAGACAGTTAAATGCTCCCTCTGAGGTAAGCTACCCAAAGGGGCAACTGGAACTTAATGCAATGCGCCTGGCAGATGTCTTCTCTGATGATTCAAATTTTCGATCATTCATCATGATAAACTTC AGGGAAGCTTTGGCGGCAATCTTTCTACTCCCTCATGGAGAGTTTTTATCTGGCTGGTGCTCATCTGATCTTCTAGTTTCTGAAGAGGATGCACCATTGGA TGTACCTCGGTCATCTTATGCCCATCAGAGAACATCTTTATTGATTAAAGTGATTGCAAACCTTCATTGTTTTGTTCCTGATGTATGCCAGG ATGAGAAGGATCTGTTTCTCAACAAGTTCATTCGGTTCATACAGAAGGAGTATCAGAAACTGTCAGATGGATTCTTCTCTACTTCAGAAGCTGACAGAGTTTCCACAGTTAGCAAGAACTTGT GTTCACTGTTAAGTCATGCAGAGTCTTTAGTTCCAGGATTTTTGAATGAAGATGATGTACAACTGCTGAG GTTATTTATAAGTCAGTTTGAGTCCCGGATCGCTCCTGCTGCATCTGAAGACCATCTAGTCCAT GATGGGAAAAATGCAGTGGTGCGTTCTTCACCCTTGCACAGACAAATAAGCTCAAATCAAGGCAATAATGTTGTCAACATGGGTACGCTGGACCTAAGACTCCTTAGTTTCCGAGAAGTGGATCACTTTGATGCCAGCAGGAATGGGGATGAGCAATTTTTTGATAGGAAGAATGCTGGGATGATGGAACAGGACAAATCCAATGGGCCCTCTATAAATTCGCGGGAAAATGAGAAAGATGCTCGAACCTTTGAAACTAGTGGGTCGGATTCCAGCCCCACTCGAGGAAAGACCCACATGGATGTTGATCATATCAAAGGAAGTAGCTTTGACGAAGCTGCTGAAGAGGAGAAGGTTGATGCTATGCATTCTGAAGAGAAGCAGCAAAGGAAACGCAAGAGAACCATAATGAATGATAAACAGATAGCACTTATTGAATCTGCACTTATAGATGAACCTGATATGCACCGCAACGCAACCTCATTACGGTTGTGGGCTGATAAATTGAGTATTCAT GGTGCTGAGGTTACAACTTCAAGGCTAAAAAATTG GCTTAATAACCGGAAAGCTAGGCTGGCACGTGCAGCCAAAGATGTCCGCGTGTCATATGATGGAGATAGTGCTGATAGACCAGGAGTCTCTGGGCATCTTGACTCACCCAGGAGCTCTATGGATGATGCTCGTGTCTCATTTTCTGCAAGAGGGAGCATCGGTGATGAGGTTACAGACACTGCAGTGGCAGCTACTGTTGATGAAGACTTGGGGACTTCGTGTGCTGCACCTAGGGATATTGCAAGACCAAGCCCGTCCCTTGAACCGGGGCAATATGTAATGCTTGTGGACGAGAGAGCGGGGGAGGTTGGGAAGGGTGCAGTATTTCAAGTTGGTGGACATTGGTGTGGGAATAACTTGGACCAATCTGGCACGTGTGTCGTGGACATCAAGGAGCTCTCAATCGATAGATTTTCCAATGTCCTACACCCGGTGGAAGGCACATGCAACTCATTTTATCAGTCTGAAAAAAGATTTGGTTCAATGCGAGTCTTGTGGGATATAAAGAAACTCTTTCTCTACTTTGAGCCCGGGGAATACGTGATGCTTGTAGGCGAGAAAGCACAGGAGATTGGGAAGGGCACGGTGTTTCAAGTACGTGGGAAATGGTGTGGGGAGGATTTGGAGCAATTTGGGATGTGCGTAGTTGACATCAAGGAACTATCAATCGATAGATTTGCTGACCTTCCGCACCCAGTGGAAGCCACGGGCAACTCGTTCTATCAGGCTGAGAAAAGGCTTGGTGTGATGAGAGTTCTGTGGGATTCGGACAAACTTTCCCGGTTGCCTCCTCGATGA
- the LOC131000619 gene encoding uncharacterized protein LOC131000619 yields MNQKSQTAMRMVQPLRSIVPAAENNINAKFIVVDKGRVAMEGQFKTCLALVADETAAVHFQLWGDECEAVEAGDILVLRNGIFSYSRSSLLLRAGKRGTVEKVGEFTMPFVETPNLSEMRWAPDPRAANKYVQQAVFSAHSRIFPPPR; encoded by the coding sequence ATGAACCAGAAAAGTCAGACGGCGATGCGGATGGTGCAGCCTCTGAGGAGCATCGTGCCAGCAGCCGAGAACAACATAAACGCCAAATTCATAGTGGTGGACAAAGGCCGCGTGGCTATGGAGGGCCAGTTCAAAACATGCCTGGCGCTGGTCGCCGACGAGACTGCCGCCGTGCACTTCCAGCTCTGGGGCGACGAGTGCGAGGCGGTGGAGGCCGGCGACATATTGGTGCTCAGGAACGGCATATTCTCCTACAGCCGCAGCAGTCTGTTGCTGAGGGCCGGCAAGAGAGGCACGGTGGAGAAAGTGGGCGAATTCACCATGCCTTTCGTGGAGACGCCCAATTTGAGCGAGATGCGGTGGGCACCTGATCCACGCGCCGCCAACAAATATGTGCAGCAAGCTGTCTTCTCCGCTCATTCACGTATTTTTCCGCCCCCGCGTTAG
- the LOC131000620 gene encoding histone H2AX-like, whose protein sequence is MGGKTTAGKTISGRGVAKSKSVTRSSKAGLQFPVGRIARFLKKGRYAQRVGSGSPVYLSAVLEYLAAEVLELAGNAARDNKKTRIVPRHIQLAVRNDEELGKLLGSVTIANGGVLPNIHRTLLPKKAGEGKGKGEIGSASQEF, encoded by the exons ATGGGCGGAAAGACTACGGCAGGGAAGACCATCAGCGGCCGTGGAGTGGCTAAATCAAAGTCGGTCACCAGATCTTCGAAGGCCGGCCTCCAGTTTCCCGTCGGTCGGATTGCTCGTTTTCTCAAGAAAGGTCGCTACGCTCAGCGCGTCGGATCTGGATCTCCCGTCTATCTCTCCGCGGTCCTTGAATACCTTGCTGCTGAG GTTTTGGAGCTTGCTGGAAATGCGGCGAGGGACAATAAGAAGACAAGGATCGTTCCAAGGCATATTCAGTTGGCTGTACGGAACGATGAGGAGCTGGGGAAGCTTTTGGGGTCTGTGACGATTGCTAACGGTGGCGTTTTGCCCAACATTCACCGCACTCTGCTGCCGAAGAAGGCTGGTGAAGGCAAAGGAAAGGGAGAAATTGGGTCCGCGTCTCAAGAGTTCTAG